Genomic segment of Mercurialis annua linkage group LG6, ddMerAnnu1.2, whole genome shotgun sequence:
AACTTCACCCTTTTTTCTTATACAATTTCATTGTCCATATGCGTGCAATCTTTGGTTATTCATCCGTTCAAgtcaataacaataataataataataataataataatttgtattaattttaatattaacaagtagtttgtttgaattttatgaattattgGGAGTGTTAAATATAATCaagtagtattatttaaattttagaaattatattcttaatagaatatataattattttggtcTTTGAATTTGTGACTCGGATAAAGTTACTCATTTTTCAGCTATTTTGATTAGTTAACTTgaatattattttctattttcaagTCAATTAATAAATTAGATCATTAGAGTCTTGAACTTATTTATACaaagtgtattttttttatataattagggATGGAACTAGCAGTTCGCTATtcaacttttatatatagttcaTTGGTTGTTATATTGTTGAGTATTCTTAGTTAATCTAGAGATAAAActattcaatttttcttttaaattttataatttattaatttaactattaaatGAAAATGACATTCAACGATAACAAAtgaataaaatactaaaataaacttaaaaagaGCCTAAGAACCATAAAAAGAAGTCTCTTTTTTTAACATGTGGATGTCATCTAATTATCCAGAACTCCTAAATTTGATAATAGTAGATTGCTCTTACGACGTCAATTATTGATATCTAACAATTGTCGGCGTTAGAAATGCATAAATGACATTCAAACTAATAATTCTCACCGGctcttttatttctctttaaTTCCCTTTTCCCTTCTCtcatttcttttttcttataaaaatctaaaacctTCTCTTCTCTTTCACCAACTCAACCACCATGTTTTCAAAGCTCTCAGACGACGTCGTACTCAGCATCTTCTTCAAGCTAGAAGATGACCCCCGCAATTGGGCCCGTCTAGCCTGCGTCTGCACCAAATTCTCCTCTCTCGTCCGTAACATCTGCTGGAAAGACAAATGCAACAAAACCATTCCCGCCGTCATCAACGATCTCCTCTCCGCCTCCGATACCACCATCCCCGGCGGCTGGGCTTCCCTCCACAAGCTCTCCGTTTGCTGCCCTGGCCTCCTCCACTCCGGCGTTCTCCTCGAGCACTCCGATTTCGGCCTCGAACGCGAACTCGGCCCCGATGATAACTACCGCAAAACATCTCATAAATCAACGCCGGCTGCCTCAATCACCGCCGTTGATTCTAACAATGCTTCCGAAGATAACAGCGGCTGCTCTTGGTCGCTGTACGATGATCTGTATTACGACACCGTTTATGATACCTCCGAATCACAGTTTCCGAATGTGACCGCTGATGCAGGTAAAACGGTTGATACTAGTATCGAGAAAACGGTTATTAAAGGTAGCGGTAGTTTCTCTATTTGTAAGAGGAAGAAAATTTCTAGGTCTTTGAGGGCACATTTAGCGTCTGGGGTGTGGAATTTAAGTAGAGAGCAAGGGAATAAGCTGTTAGCCAGCCGATTTCGAGGGGATTGTTTGTACATTTGTGATTGGCCTGGTTGTGTTCATAACGAGGAGAAGCGGAATTATAAGTTGTTTAGGGGgatttttaagaattttaagAGGTCTAGGGTTTGGAGAACGATTAATGATGGGAATAGGAGTAAGATTGATTTGAAGTGTGCTTTTTGTGGGTGTAAACAGACGTGGGATTTGCACTCTGCGTTTTGTTTGAGGAGGGTTTTTGGGTATCATGACGATGGGGAGCCTGTTGTTCGTGCTTATGTTTGTGAGAACGGGCATGTCTCTGGTGCTTGGACTGATTTGCCGTTGTATACTTGATGGTGTTTTTCCATGGGTGTTTATGATTTGGAGTGCTTTCTGTTTATTTGAGTTCGTAAACGTGATTCTGTTTCTGTTAGTTTTTTCTATGAAAAATCATTGTTTCTGTTGTAACTATAACAGATTTGATATTGTACACTTGAGTGGTTTCCTATTGTTATCTATGAATCTATGATACAGTTTTTAACTCTGTGTTTATGGTTTGGATTGTTCTTTGCAATTGATGAAGCAACAACATTAAAGGTTGAGTGTGAGGATAGCATTCTTATCTAACTTGAAACTTCCATTACGGGTGGTGCAATTGTTCAATGAGGTAGTCCACAGAAGAAGTGCAACATGATTTTGCACCTATTGGGTTGAATGGTTATTTTAGCTTATTTGCTGGTAGATTAAGACCCTTCTTATGGAATATGTCAAATAGATTTCAGATTATTTGGCCAGTATTGGACTAGTATTGAAACTTTGTTTATTTGCTTGGAAGAGTTGAGATAGCTTGGATATTTTGTCTTGAAATTGTGCTGTAATATGTAAAACAATCTTCCAAGTTTGTGGTTCTGTCTTTTTTGTTTCTTCAACTGCCTCTATGGTTTTTGATCTAGTTTGTAAGAAGATGAAATTTGCAATTATGACAGGTTTTTGCATTACAATTACAACAGCTTACttttaaaaagacaaaatttgGAAGATCATAGTTCCAGATTATGATTTTGTCTCCTCCGGTTTGTTCACAAGTAGTTTAAATCTGAATTGTTGTTCTTCTCACTAAAACTACACTAAAGCACACATTCATGCTCAAGCTATTCTCGTTTTATTAATTTAGGGCTGTAaataaaccaaaccgaacttttGAGTGTTCACGTCAACTCGTTTAGCAAATAAAGTATTGATGTTTGATTAATGTCATTCGAGCTTTGAACGGGTGTTCATGttcgattttaaattttttatagtgttcatgttcagctGGTGTTCTTAACTGCTAAATGAACAAGCTCGATAAGTACCAATCAAGCTCGTTTGCGAGCTTGTTCATTTAACagttaaaacatataaaattcgTGAGGATAAAAATACGTTAGTTTCTTATCGTAAAACTACGCAGTTTTGTTAAACctatacaattttaaaattatatacaagatatttatataaattaattttaaatatgaggCAGTTTGTGAAGACTTAATCAAGTTTTCAAATGAGCTCGTTCATGAACTCTTGTTCGAGCTCATCCACCAATTTTTCATGTTCACGAACCATTAATCGATCTGTTCGTGAACGTAAACGAGCTGAACTTCATTATGTTCATATCTGGCTCATTTAAATtaacaaacataaaattagGTTTCGAACTCGATTTATTTAGCATACAAAGAATCAAGAACCAATGCTGAACACCAAACTACTCGCAAGCAGCTTGGTTAATTTACAAATGCAACCTACTAGCAGGACATCACGTTCAATCTTAATCGTGTTTCTAATATCAAACCATCCGATTCAATCACAAGCTATTCTAGTTACTACAATGGTTTGCCCGATGAAAACAGAGTGGTTTATTAAAACGGCAGCGTTTTGGGCTCCAAAATGTAGGTCCTTTTTGGCGCTCTCAGCCTGGGTCAATCCAAAAAGTTCGAGAAGCCACTGGATTTTTCACCACTGTCTACTTCTTCTTCCACCATACACCCTACTCCATTAACGCATTCAACGCTCCTTCTATCTGAAACTTAAGTTATTACCAAACACTCGCGCTTCTTCTTCTTTAGCCTGCAACCGGAATCATGTTCGGCGTCGTTTTCCCCAACCGGAGCTTTCCCCTGGATATATCCGCCTTCTCTCAAATCGACACCTTTCACTGGGTACTTGACATGAACACCTTCGTAGGTATAATTCCAATCCAATTATATTATTCTTCTCAACTCTTTTTTCCCTAATTattaatgatttttatttttgacgCCAGGCGAAGCATACGATCAAATCCGTGAAATCTGCATATTCCTCTTAAACAACTTCACTCTCCCACCAGATAAAGCCCTAGCCGTCTACATCCAATCCCCCGGCTCACCCTTCCAATTCTGCGGCGCCGTAACTATAGCACGCCCCTCCGCTGTTCTCTCCCTCAATTGGCCGGAGCCTGGCGGAGGCCAACTACAACTCACCGCACCGGATTCCGCTCCCTTGTCTGCTAAAATAGGCGTTTCCGTTGAGGACTTGGCTTCCTTGCCGTCGTTGGATGTGGTTGCTGAAAAGAGAATCGAACGGCTTGCAATGAAAGTAGGAGagaatttgtttaattatatgCAGTCGTTTTGTGGCGTTGATGGAAGTAAATTGATTGTGCCTATGGATATATTAGACCATtggtttaaaaagtttcaagatAAGGCTAAACGTGATCCTGATTACTTAAAAGGCTtcgatttgtaatttttttagttattattattgtatcttttgtatcattttgataaattttgagGAATCGAATTGTAGTTTTTTGAAGTTGTTGATCTTGTTTTTTTGCTGGATATGATAATACATGGTTAGgaattcacctatttagcaattagCAGCGAGTTTTACCGCAGAGAATCCGAATAGGAAAAGTATTATTGATCGGAAAATTCGAAACTTGTGTCATTTTTATCTTGGCAAGAAGGATGATTCTTACTAATAGACTGCTGTTACTTTATATGTTACTTTGTTGCCTTATAGTTACAGTTGCAGGTTAAGTGAACTATGCAGTGTTCTTAACTTGGCACCTTCATCAAATATATGAAGTGGGTACCGGAGTTTAGCTTCTCCGTTATTTTGCTCTAATCATGAACAGCGGTGTATTGCTGTGGACCATGGTTAGCATTTATTGTTGTTTATGTTTATGTATTCGTACCAATAATGCTTTCACTTGGTGAGGAGTTGAATTGGTCCTCCTGATAAGAATAGTACGCATTATTAAAGAAGAGCTTGAAAATGACATAATATATGTATTCTTCTTATTTATTTGTCATATGATAAATGAAGTGATATATGCCAAGTGTTGATGGCCTAGCCTTATGTTTGTCTGCAACTTCTAGCTGTTGAGGATAGCTAAATAACTTCGACGGAGGCGGCTAGTTCTGGACCTTTTGCTTCTGATTTTGTCTTCAGATTGCTGCAACCATAAATTTATAAGCTGTCTTCTGATGATTAATGCAGCATGCTTCTGTTTTCTCTAACTGGTGATGATGTGGACAgttatattaattgttctcTTAAATTTAGCATTTGGATCAGTGTCAGTCCTTTGCGCTGATAGTTATAGCAGACATGATTTTCCTTctgattttatttttggttcAGGCACTTCAGCTTATCAAGTTAGTTATCTCTACTTATTATTGCATCAATTCCTGCACTTATGCATATATTTACATGTATTGAAATGAGTAGATGACTGACTCAGTTGCAAATTGGAAGGTGGAAGGAGCAGCTAGTGAGGATGGCAGAACTCCGAGCGTTTGGGATACATTTACTCACCAGGGTCAGTTTTATGGATTTTTAGAACTACTTGACCTGCTGATTGTCCTCAGGAGATCTGTATACCGACTTCTGTCTGTGTTGAAAGCCTTTGTTTATTGtccttttccttttcctttgttttttattttttgtacttTTCGGTAATGATTTTGGCTAAACTATCTGAAATTGAAATTTCAGGACTTCTGTCTGTGTTGAAAAGCCTTTGTTTATTGCcttatttctttgttttttattttttgtacttttggGTAATTATTTTGGCTAAACTATCTGAAATTGAAATTCCAGGATTTGTGAATGGCGACACTGGAGATGTAGCAGCGGATGGTTATCACAAATACAAGGTGAATAGAAATGAACTTAAAGCTAATTAAtgagttttatttaaattgtgcGACATCCTTGTGAAATTATCTGCTGCAGGAAGATGTTCAACTCATGGTTGAAACTGGTTTGGATGCATATAGATTTTCAATCTCATGGCCCAGACTCATCCCTAGTATGAATTTCTAATTATAAACTTTTAATGCCATAATATTGAATAATAACAAATAGTCAACTAATAATGTTTTTGTTAATTGCATGTTCTTTTTCAGATGGAAGAGGAGCTGTCAACCCAAAGGGCTTACAGTACTACAACAACCTCATCAATGAGCTTATTCGTCATGGTCACTGCTTAAACTTACATATTCACTAAAAAATTTGCAgttctt
This window contains:
- the LOC126654007 gene encoding phytochrome A-associated F-box protein; this encodes MFSKLSDDVVLSIFFKLEDDPRNWARLACVCTKFSSLVRNICWKDKCNKTIPAVINDLLSASDTTIPGGWASLHKLSVCCPGLLHSGVLLEHSDFGLERELGPDDNYRKTSHKSTPAASITAVDSNNASEDNSGCSWSLYDDLYYDTVYDTSESQFPNVTADAGKTVDTSIEKTVIKGSGSFSICKRKKISRSLRAHLASGVWNLSREQGNKLLASRFRGDCLYICDWPGCVHNEEKRNYKLFRGIFKNFKRSRVWRTINDGNRSKIDLKCAFCGCKQTWDLHSAFCLRRVFGYHDDGEPVVRAYVCENGHVSGAWTDLPLYT
- the LOC126654008 gene encoding protein OPI10 homolog, whose amino-acid sequence is MFGVVFPNRSFPLDISAFSQIDTFHWVLDMNTFVGEAYDQIREICIFLLNNFTLPPDKALAVYIQSPGSPFQFCGAVTIARPSAVLSLNWPEPGGGQLQLTAPDSAPLSAKIGVSVEDLASLPSLDVVAEKRIERLAMKVGENLFNYMQSFCGVDGSKLIVPMDILDHWFKKFQDKAKRDPDYLKGFDL